The Cloeon dipterum chromosome 3, ieCloDipt1.1, whole genome shotgun sequence genome includes a region encoding these proteins:
- the LOC135938345 gene encoding uncharacterized protein LOC135938345 has protein sequence MCALNVRKISDSFADLLRFQTQQLETFYNNESAFRVLKQKWDAEIAALVEFLASNRQLVTSRPESCDKSAQCSSDSPALTVPSSCHQSTQTDSLQDSNQSQRQIYLKDVAIDCQTDLFPELSRIPDSGMSQERATTSIREKTEPIFMPSKTSTAKKRQHQFYEGRIFQEGESQDTANTKRMDYSKAHQYFGAGSKNNVFEEKRNLLLSSDNGSRMKRNSGGRLKHRLQTRSKNNARDLSESSRSETSTDNSSSQFSRCCCNKSPNIVNSSSSSLCIDEKEYWAVSKVTHRTTATGEDVTNFAIMRVDNVKPCPVSDKPVAGEIVMTAPLSHQCIARDVPGRGDWRFWEFISSALK, from the exons TACAATAATGAG AGCGCTTTCAGGGTCCTGAAGCAAAAATGGGATGCTGAAATAGCAGCTCTCGTTGAGTTTCTGGCTAGCAACCGTCAACTCGTAACATCACGACCTGAATCCTGCGACAAATCTGCCCAGTGCAGTAGTGACAGCCCTGCACTAACTGTTCCGTCCAGTTGTCACCAGTCCACACAAACCGACTCTCTTCAAGATTCGAACCAGAGTCAaagacaaatatatttaaag GATGTTGCTATTGACTGTCAGACCGATCTCTTCCCTGAATTGTCCAGAATCCCTGACAGTGGAATGTCTCAAGAAAGAGCCACTACTAGCAT CAGAGAGAAAACAGAGCCGATATTTATGCCTAGCAAGACCTCTACTGCCAAAAAGCGCCAGCACCAATTTTATGAAGGAAGAATCTTCCAGGAAGGTGAATCCCag gATACTGCGAACACAAAACGAATGGATTACTCAAAGGCGCATCAATATTTTGGGGCAggttcaaaaaataatgtttt CGAGGAAAAACGAAACCTCTTGTTAAGCTCTGACAACGGCAGCAGGATGAAGCGTAATTCAGGCGGCCGTTTGAAGCACCGATTGCAAACCCggtcaaaaaataatgcaaggGACCTGTCAGAATCATCAAg aaGTGAAACTAGCACTGACAATTCATCCAGTCAGTTCTCACGTTGTTGTTGCAATAAATCGCCAAATATTGTGAATTCGTCGTCATCGTCTCTGTGCATCGACGAAAAAGAATACTGGGCCGTGTCCAAAGTGACCCATCGCACGACCGCAACAGGTGAAGACGTGACCAATTTTGCCATAATGAGAGTGGACAACGTCAAGCCTTGTCCGGTCAGCGACAAACCTGTCGCAGGGGAAATCGTGATGACCGCCCCGCTGAGCCACCAGTGCATTGCCAGGGATGTCCCTGGACGAGGCGACTGGCGCTTCTGGGAATTCATTAGttcagctttaaaataa
- the LOC135939111 gene encoding C-type lectin 37Da-like — protein sequence MQNMKYILILVAGLAIQGNNAESASKIGSQWVEIDGKQYYFEMQNYADWHDAQALCERRNLTLISYQTVEKWNSIRNFLLLEPDFDMNLWSSGAKLADGQFLWRSTGEEVTYTDWATGEPNLPAGSEFCVVVSAFPNGWDDIECTGRWFASVCEEP from the exons atgcaaaatatgaaatatattttgattttagtcGCTGGCTTGGCCATCCAG GGAAATAATGCTGAATCGGCCAGCAAAA ttggaTCGCAGTGGGTCGAAATTGATGGTAAACAGTACTACTTCGAGATGCAAAACTAT GCAGACTGGCACGATGCTCAAGCGCTCTGCGAAAGAAGAAACTTGACCTTGATAAGCTACCAGACCGTGGAGAAGTGGAATTCCATCAGGAATTTTCTGCTCCTCGAACCAG ATTTTGATATGAACCTGTGGTCATCCGGTGCAAAGCTCGCTGACGGTCAGTTCCTGTGGCGCTCCACTGGCGAAGAGGTAACCTACACCGACTGGGCAACCGGTGAACCCAACTTGCCCGCCGGATCAGAATTTTGCGTCGTGGTCTCCGCGTTCCCCAATGGCTGGGACGACATCGAGTGCACTGGTCGCTGGTTCGCTTCTGTGTGCGAAGAACCATAG
- the LOC135939106 gene encoding RNA-binding protein 45, with protein sequence MNDRRRADDIQHVTELSFRNNNNNSKEPSKYDDPPNSRLFIVCDKHITEKEFQEAFSKFGTIEEIWFVKDKSSGEPKGVVYIKFSKTSEAASAMEEMNGSCIPNHPRPLKVMIAASREQGSRREVNEEERLLRLFVMVPKSITQKELEEIFSQFGDIDYVSIVKDHETKVSKGFAYIKYHRASHAAKAFEGCDKSFKPVFAEPKPQKSSGPASEPDRFPLQLGPNANFAEAFNQGDACSTTLNIIASHTLNQDQLWRLFDIVPGMDYLQLIPDPVTGQFKGHAVAVYKYPQAAAFAREKLHGFEYPIGQRLIVKLDAPLKERPSLTGAGPSTVPRHSIVPLNPQAVRPEFTALPDNFVSARAIIQVAATNPGIPAIMARPADKTFDPRFCSVPLPPPQNCAPYGAEVVERLFIVCQPSPPAVPILKDVFSRFGNLIDVYLIGQKTCGYVKYASKESAELAMKTLHGEMICGRRLKVLPAEPAKDDVSRKRVKMEY encoded by the exons ATGAACGATCGACGTCGAGCTGATGACATCCAGCATGTCACCGAGCTGTCGTTcagaaacaacaacaacaacagtaAAGAGCCCAGCAAGTATGACGACCCGCCTAACTCCAGGCTCTTCATCGTTTGTGACAAGCACATTACCGAAAAGGAGTTTCAGGAAGCTTTCTCAAAATTCGGCACCATTGAGGAAATATGGTTCGTCAAGGACAAATCCTCGGGCGAACCTAAAG GAGTTGTTTATATCAAGTTCTCCAAAACGTCGGAGGCCGCTTCAGCGATGGAAGAAATGAACGGATCTTGCATTCCCAATCACCCAAGGCCTCTAAAGGTCATGATAGCAGCTAG CCGAGAACAAGGTTCTAGAAGAGAAGTGAATGAAGAGGAGAGACTGTTACGTCTGTTTGTGATGGTGCCAAAAAGCATCACCCAGAAAGAGTtggaggaaatattttctcagtTTGGTGATATTGATTACGTCTCGATCGTCAAAGACCACGAGACTAAAGTTAGCAAGGGGTTTGCCTACATTAAGTACCACAG GGCCAGTCATGCTGCCAAGGCCTTCGAAGGTTGTGATAAATCTTTCAAGCCCGTTTTCGCCGAGCCTAAGCCGCAGAAGTCTTCGGGCCCCGCTTCCGAGCCAGACCGCTTTCCCCTACAGTTGGGGCCGAACGCGAATTTTGCCGAGGCCTTTAACCAGGGCGACGCGTGCAGCACCACCCTCAACATCATCGCGTCGCACACGCTGAACCAGGACCAGCTGTGGCGACTCTTCGACATCGTGCCTGGCATGGACTACTTACAGCTCATTCCCGACCCGGTGACCGGACAGTTCAAGGGCCACGCTGTCGCCGTCTACAAATATCCGCAGGCGGCCGCTTTCGCCAGAGAGAAGCTCCATGGCTTTGAATACCCCATTGGGCAGCGCCTCATTGTCAAGCTAGATGCTCCTCTCAAAGAAAGACC GTCGCTGACTGGTGCTGGTCCCTCCACAGTGCCTAGGCACAGCATCGTGCCACTCAACCCTCAAGCCGTCAGACCTGAATTTACTGCCTTACCTGATAATTTTGTATCTGCCAGGGCCATAATTCAAGTAGCAGCTACAAACCCAG gaATTCCCGCAATCATGGCGCGACCCGCCGACAAGACCTTTGACCCCAGATTTTGCTCAGTACCTCTTCCGCCACCTCAAAATTGTGCTCCGTACGGCGCTGAAGTCGTCGAACG cttGTTCATTGTATGCCAGCCATCCCCTCCTGCCGTGCCTATTCTGAAGGACGTCTTCAGCAGGTTCGGCAATTTGATAGATGTCTACCTGATCGGACAAAAGACTTGCGGATATGTTAAGTACGCTTCAAAAGAGAGTGCCGAGCTGGCGATGAAG ACCCTGCACGGCGAGATGATTTGCGGGCGAAGGTTGAAGGTGCTGCCTGCGGAGCCTGCCAAGGATGACGTCAGTCGCAAGAGGGTCAAAATGGAATATTGA
- the LOC135939103 gene encoding zinc finger protein 678-like isoform X1, which produces MNHDLNSVCRTCAGFSTNLLPIFGHDGMEKKLAEKINQNLPISVYENDLLPIKICSRCIFSLEASIEFKNICQKAEETLKNILAEQQPPDVLTEIPMLPDVEMADTTVSNNQWIKQENVPICNAAGLSFTDNNTFTIHTQQLETPKTELILPDIAPVETVFYNEVEITKKKRTRPIMPKIMPIPIANLMAPSMTIITTGGPNMTKQQLLPVIKLSTSQRQKSAMEQLMTDKVIPVKNVRQILQRRQLNIPSSLIDRTELGNKSIVFGSEEEGMNVEVFIPDAPLGSTDDPMETVPICVDVTEHPFLCENCGKGFRNKALLKDHIIRKYIATNPEEFEFPCEECGKTFPTSYSLKAHLRNKRAQTVKVQCEICSQEVLKKNWPTHFARHNQDERFKCLICNQTFASNAQLKQHSSVHSSSKFPCEFCGTTFNRKSNLTLHRKIHTEPEALAHQVKCDICNYQSNDRYYMMHHHKVHFSATLNAYTCPVLTCNFTFQNFDQLRLHCAQSHCREELSLYTKRKKRTQRVSKVLIAPYLCKLCSSVFNRPIEYSSHISQEHGVQLMAGHAIFTCNHCKDCYGSLVDLNEHLECHIEAHKYPCSKCTETFAVFNNRNQHLASVHSTKFECEICNMSFMTVFKLKEHMPSHSDIKPFTCKICGKGFKRKRTLGEHQKVHSDVKKFECEHCHAKFRWKGDLVRHATRHTGINLYHCSECEFSSNKRKEVEAHISENHSVIVDMQV; this is translated from the exons ATGAATCATGACTTGAACAGTGTTTGCCGCACTTGCGCCGGCTTCAGCACCAACCTTTTGCCTATTTTCGGTCATGATGGCATGGAAAAGAAACTCGcagaaaaaatcaaccaaaacTTGCCAATCTCA GTTTATGAAAACGATTTGCTGcccataaaaatttgttcgaGGTGCATATTTAGTCTTGAAGCCAGTattgaattcaaaaatatcTGCCAAAAAGCTGAAGAAAccctgaaaaacattttagcaGAGCAGCAGCCACCTGATGTT CTCACTGAAATTCCTATGCTGCCAGATGTTGAGATGGCCGACACAACTGTCAGTAACAACCA aTGGATCAAACAAGAAAACGTTCCAATATGCAATGCTGCAGGCTTAAGCTTCACGGACAACAACACCTTCACCATTCACACCCAGCAATTAGAAACACCGAAAACTGAGTTAATATTGCCAGATATTGCCCCAGTCGAGACTGTGTTCTACAATGAGGTGGAGATTACCAAGAAAAAGCGCACGCGGCCTATCATGCCGAAAATAATGCCGATCCCCATCGCCAACCTCATGGCGCCGTCGATGACCATCATAACGACTGGCGGGCCAAACATGACAAAGCAACAACTTCTACCGGTCATCAAACTTTCCACGTCGCAGAGGCAGAAGTCGGCCATGGAGCAGTTGATGACGGATAAAGTA ATTCCTGTGAAGAACGTGAGACAGATTCTGCAGAGGAGGCAGCTGAATATACCAAGCAGCCTGATCGACAGGACTGAATTAGGAAACAAGTCGATTGTGTTTGGCAGCGAAGAAGAGGGCATGAACGTTGAAGTTTTTATCCCGGACGCGCCTTTGGGGAGCACCGACGACCCTATGGAGACCGTGCCCATATGCGTCGACGTCACGGAACACCCGTTCCTCTGCGAAAACTGCGGCAAGGGCTTCAGGAACAAAGCACTCCTGAAGGACCACATCATCCGCAAGTACATCGCCACCAACCCGGAGGAATTTGAGTTCCCGTGCGAGGAGTGCGGAAAGACGTTCCCGACTAGTTATAGCCTGAAGGCCCACTTGCGCAATAAGAGGGCGCAGACTGTCAAGGTGCAGTGCGAGATCTGCTCGCAGGAGGTCTTGAAGAAAAACTGGCCCACGCATTTCGCGCGGCACAACCAAGACGAGCGCTTCAAGTGCTTAATTTGTAATCAG ACATTCGCTAGCAATGCTCAACTGAAGCAGCACTCAAGCGTGCACTCCTCTTCCAAATTCCCATGCGAGTTTTGCGGCACCACCTTTAACCGAAAGTCGAACCTAACTCTGCACAGGAAAATCCACACAGAGCCAGAAGCACTGGCGCACCAAGTTAAATGCGATATTTGCAACTACCAGAGTAACGATCGCTACTACATGATGCACCATCACAAGGTCCACTTCAGCGCCACCCTCAATGCGTACACTTGCCCAGTTTTGACTTGCAACTTTACCTTCCAAAATTTCGAT CAATTGAGGTTACACTGCGCTCAGTCGCACTGCCGCGAGGAGCTGAGTTTGTACACGAAGCGCAAGAAAAGAACGCAGCGCGTATCCAAAGTGCTGATCGCGCCGTACCTGTGCAAACTCTGCTCATCGGTTTTCAACAGGCCGATTGAGTACAGCTCGCACATTAGTCAGGAACACGGCGTGCAACTCATGGCCGGGCATGCCATCTTCACGTGCAACCACTGCAAGGACTGCTACGGTTCGCTGGTGGACCTAAACGAGCACCTTGAGTGCCACATTGAAGCTCACAAATATCCGTGCTCCAAGTGCACCGAGACATTCGCAGTGTTCAACAACAGAAACCAACATTTGGCATCG GTTCACAGTACCAAGTTTGAGTGTGAAATCTGCAATATGTCTTTCATGACTGTGTTCAAACTAAAGGAGCACATGCCTTCCCACTCAGACATCAAACCGTTCACATGCAAGATCTGCGGAAAGGGCTTCAAGCGGAAACGCACACTGGGAGAGCACCAGAAAGTGCATTCGGACGTGAAAAAGTTTGAGTGCGAGCATTGCCATGCTAAGTTCCGGTGGAAAGGAGACTTGGTCAGGCACGCGACCCGCCACACTGGAATCAACTTGTACCACTGCAGTGAGTGCGAGTTTTCGAGTAACAAGAGAAAAGAGGTGGAGGCCCATATTTCCGAAAACCATTCCGTCATCGTTGACATGCAAGTTTGA
- the LOC135939103 gene encoding zinc finger protein 678-like isoform X2 — MNHDLNSVCRTCAGFSTNLLPIFGHDGMEKKLAEKINQNLPISVYENDLLPIKICSRCIFSLEASIEFKNICQKAEETLKNILAEQQPPDVLTEIPMLPDVEMADTTVSNNQWIKQENVPICNAAGLSFTDNNTFTIHTQQLETPKTELILPDIAPVETVFYNEVEITKKKRTRPIMPKIMPIPIANLMAPSMTIITTGGPNMTKQQLLPVIKLSTSQRQKSAMEQLMTDKIPVKNVRQILQRRQLNIPSSLIDRTELGNKSIVFGSEEEGMNVEVFIPDAPLGSTDDPMETVPICVDVTEHPFLCENCGKGFRNKALLKDHIIRKYIATNPEEFEFPCEECGKTFPTSYSLKAHLRNKRAQTVKVQCEICSQEVLKKNWPTHFARHNQDERFKCLICNQTFASNAQLKQHSSVHSSSKFPCEFCGTTFNRKSNLTLHRKIHTEPEALAHQVKCDICNYQSNDRYYMMHHHKVHFSATLNAYTCPVLTCNFTFQNFDQLRLHCAQSHCREELSLYTKRKKRTQRVSKVLIAPYLCKLCSSVFNRPIEYSSHISQEHGVQLMAGHAIFTCNHCKDCYGSLVDLNEHLECHIEAHKYPCSKCTETFAVFNNRNQHLASVHSTKFECEICNMSFMTVFKLKEHMPSHSDIKPFTCKICGKGFKRKRTLGEHQKVHSDVKKFECEHCHAKFRWKGDLVRHATRHTGINLYHCSECEFSSNKRKEVEAHISENHSVIVDMQV; from the exons ATGAATCATGACTTGAACAGTGTTTGCCGCACTTGCGCCGGCTTCAGCACCAACCTTTTGCCTATTTTCGGTCATGATGGCATGGAAAAGAAACTCGcagaaaaaatcaaccaaaacTTGCCAATCTCA GTTTATGAAAACGATTTGCTGcccataaaaatttgttcgaGGTGCATATTTAGTCTTGAAGCCAGTattgaattcaaaaatatcTGCCAAAAAGCTGAAGAAAccctgaaaaacattttagcaGAGCAGCAGCCACCTGATGTT CTCACTGAAATTCCTATGCTGCCAGATGTTGAGATGGCCGACACAACTGTCAGTAACAACCA aTGGATCAAACAAGAAAACGTTCCAATATGCAATGCTGCAGGCTTAAGCTTCACGGACAACAACACCTTCACCATTCACACCCAGCAATTAGAAACACCGAAAACTGAGTTAATATTGCCAGATATTGCCCCAGTCGAGACTGTGTTCTACAATGAGGTGGAGATTACCAAGAAAAAGCGCACGCGGCCTATCATGCCGAAAATAATGCCGATCCCCATCGCCAACCTCATGGCGCCGTCGATGACCATCATAACGACTGGCGGGCCAAACATGACAAAGCAACAACTTCTACCGGTCATCAAACTTTCCACGTCGCAGAGGCAGAAGTCGGCCATGGAGCAGTTGATGACGGATAAA ATTCCTGTGAAGAACGTGAGACAGATTCTGCAGAGGAGGCAGCTGAATATACCAAGCAGCCTGATCGACAGGACTGAATTAGGAAACAAGTCGATTGTGTTTGGCAGCGAAGAAGAGGGCATGAACGTTGAAGTTTTTATCCCGGACGCGCCTTTGGGGAGCACCGACGACCCTATGGAGACCGTGCCCATATGCGTCGACGTCACGGAACACCCGTTCCTCTGCGAAAACTGCGGCAAGGGCTTCAGGAACAAAGCACTCCTGAAGGACCACATCATCCGCAAGTACATCGCCACCAACCCGGAGGAATTTGAGTTCCCGTGCGAGGAGTGCGGAAAGACGTTCCCGACTAGTTATAGCCTGAAGGCCCACTTGCGCAATAAGAGGGCGCAGACTGTCAAGGTGCAGTGCGAGATCTGCTCGCAGGAGGTCTTGAAGAAAAACTGGCCCACGCATTTCGCGCGGCACAACCAAGACGAGCGCTTCAAGTGCTTAATTTGTAATCAG ACATTCGCTAGCAATGCTCAACTGAAGCAGCACTCAAGCGTGCACTCCTCTTCCAAATTCCCATGCGAGTTTTGCGGCACCACCTTTAACCGAAAGTCGAACCTAACTCTGCACAGGAAAATCCACACAGAGCCAGAAGCACTGGCGCACCAAGTTAAATGCGATATTTGCAACTACCAGAGTAACGATCGCTACTACATGATGCACCATCACAAGGTCCACTTCAGCGCCACCCTCAATGCGTACACTTGCCCAGTTTTGACTTGCAACTTTACCTTCCAAAATTTCGAT CAATTGAGGTTACACTGCGCTCAGTCGCACTGCCGCGAGGAGCTGAGTTTGTACACGAAGCGCAAGAAAAGAACGCAGCGCGTATCCAAAGTGCTGATCGCGCCGTACCTGTGCAAACTCTGCTCATCGGTTTTCAACAGGCCGATTGAGTACAGCTCGCACATTAGTCAGGAACACGGCGTGCAACTCATGGCCGGGCATGCCATCTTCACGTGCAACCACTGCAAGGACTGCTACGGTTCGCTGGTGGACCTAAACGAGCACCTTGAGTGCCACATTGAAGCTCACAAATATCCGTGCTCCAAGTGCACCGAGACATTCGCAGTGTTCAACAACAGAAACCAACATTTGGCATCG GTTCACAGTACCAAGTTTGAGTGTGAAATCTGCAATATGTCTTTCATGACTGTGTTCAAACTAAAGGAGCACATGCCTTCCCACTCAGACATCAAACCGTTCACATGCAAGATCTGCGGAAAGGGCTTCAAGCGGAAACGCACACTGGGAGAGCACCAGAAAGTGCATTCGGACGTGAAAAAGTTTGAGTGCGAGCATTGCCATGCTAAGTTCCGGTGGAAAGGAGACTTGGTCAGGCACGCGACCCGCCACACTGGAATCAACTTGTACCACTGCAGTGAGTGCGAGTTTTCGAGTAACAAGAGAAAAGAGGTGGAGGCCCATATTTCCGAAAACCATTCCGTCATCGTTGACATGCAAGTTTGA